The Phycisphaerales bacterium genome includes a region encoding these proteins:
- a CDS encoding metallophosphoesterase — translation MMLCYTSDLHGDAGLYAQLDALVRAERPELLILGGDLLGDGDRNDPRHSQVRFVDTELLPRIAAWRAAVPGLWVACLPGNHEWLCTYEALVARAAQGGYTVLSHERAWTYRGFRFLGLMYTPPTPHYGKDLERLDLPGDAPPAWGGVVWDPKRGTVVEVSAAEHFRQNPSLEQILAPAPPTADPWILVAHAPPYDTALDRLPGHPQPIGSRAVRAFIETRQPALALHGHVHESPQVSGRYFEIIGRTLCINPGQGHDRLHAVLLDLNRPSETLLHTVLA, via the coding sequence ATGATGCTCTGCTATACAAGCGACCTGCACGGTGACGCTGGGTTATACGCCCAGCTCGATGCGCTCGTCCGGGCAGAGCGTCCCGAGTTGCTGATTCTGGGGGGTGACTTGCTCGGAGACGGCGATCGCAACGACCCGCGCCACTCGCAGGTACGCTTTGTGGACACCGAGTTGCTGCCGCGTATCGCCGCGTGGCGGGCGGCCGTTCCGGGCCTATGGGTGGCCTGTCTGCCCGGCAACCACGAGTGGCTCTGCACCTACGAAGCGCTGGTCGCACGGGCCGCGCAGGGTGGGTACACGGTCTTGTCACATGAACGTGCCTGGACGTATCGTGGCTTCCGGTTTCTCGGGCTGATGTACACGCCGCCCACACCCCATTACGGCAAAGATCTCGAGCGTCTCGATCTGCCCGGGGATGCCCCACCGGCCTGGGGCGGTGTCGTCTGGGATCCCAAGCGTGGCACAGTGGTCGAAGTCTCGGCCGCGGAGCACTTCCGGCAGAATCCGTCGCTGGAGCAGATTCTCGCGCCGGCCCCGCCGACCGCGGATCCGTGGATCCTCGTGGCGCACGCTCCGCCCTACGACACGGCCCTCGACCGGCTGCCGGGCCATCCCCAGCCGATCGGCTCCCGGGCCGTCCGCGCCTTTATCGAGACCCGTCAACCCGCCCTCGCTCTGCATGGTCACGTGCATGAGTCGCCCCAAGTGAGTGGGCGTTACTTTGAAATCATCGGCCGCACACTCTGCATCAACCCCGGTCAAGGGCACGATCGGCTGCACGCGGTGCTGCTGGACCTGAACCGCCCGTCTGAAACCCTGCTACACACGGTGCTTGCGTGA
- a CDS encoding shikimate kinase gives MTGAPADLVRVVQVALGGRNLVLIGYRGCGKTTVGQRLADWLGRAFVDTDAQIEAEAGRTVWEIFVSEGEEGFRQREADVILPLAVPACRILSIGGGAVLRPDNRAALKSGGVVVWLQAPAEILHARLSADARSATLRPALTGRDPLDEVRHLLAEREPLYAAVATCVVPTANRSPDEVAMGVLRAIGTSSAGPDRT, from the coding sequence GTGACGGGCGCACCGGCGGACCTCGTGCGGGTGGTGCAGGTCGCGCTCGGCGGTCGTAACCTGGTGCTGATAGGGTATCGCGGTTGCGGTAAGACAACGGTGGGGCAGCGGCTGGCGGATTGGCTCGGACGGGCTTTCGTGGACACGGATGCGCAGATCGAGGCGGAAGCGGGCCGCACGGTGTGGGAGATCTTCGTGTCGGAAGGGGAGGAGGGTTTTCGGCAGCGTGAAGCGGACGTGATCCTCCCGCTGGCCGTGCCGGCATGCCGTATTCTCAGTATCGGGGGTGGTGCCGTGCTGCGCCCGGACAACCGCGCGGCCCTGAAGTCCGGAGGTGTCGTGGTGTGGCTGCAGGCGCCGGCGGAGATTCTGCATGCGCGGTTGTCCGCGGATGCGCGCAGCGCGACGCTGCGCCCGGCCTTGACGGGGCGCGACCCGCTTGATGAGGTGCGTCACTTGCTTGCGGAGCGGGAACCGCTTTACGCTGCCGTCGCGACGTGCGTGGTCCCCACGGCGAATCGCTCACCCGATGAGGTTGCCATGGGTGTGCTGCGCGCGATCGGCACTTCGTCGGCCGGACCGGACAGAACCTGA
- a CDS encoding A24 family peptidase has protein sequence MPHISNQVLLWLVGLCVGSFLNVVVYRLPAGIPLSNPRWSFCPHCRRTLRWFENLPLVSWLVLRARCRTCHAPISVQYPLVEALTGLTFVLIYHLLFVVEAQADWTWRPGAADLPLLLAWLVLGAALVAVSAMDIATYTLDVRVTYVALAIGIAAHAVWPRAEVYAPVGSAPLGLAALLALGVSGALLWWAARHELGDMDVEGPAAPGQRSAPLSSVENAEPELSHPNDVDVSPLASAAPAPPDTTVGDTAPRLETAPSIATPPDSAPALHRPLELFGGTALMLLLTLGALALVAAPIFAGGSIFFLRPHPPTILAVFIAVYLAMVLTGGQSRAADEEIEAAIAEEEPAARRMVLGDLLWLLPAIVLGGGALVACAVLPGVEGWWRTAATWNPVGGFEPLAGIAYACCGAVVGAGAGWVLRVGFTLAFGREAFGTGDIYILAAAGAVVGWDLVLLGLLLSVGIALCGWVLMRVLKATVMIPYGPWLALGFLLALWLHKPARAIALTYWQSIQVTAVERPDLLLMLAGLLLVGMVGAIALAKLLRRWMDPTEAKGPRVDNGTP, from the coding sequence ATGCCGCACATTTCGAACCAGGTCTTGCTGTGGCTCGTCGGCCTGTGCGTCGGCAGCTTTCTGAACGTGGTCGTCTATCGCCTGCCGGCCGGCATCCCCCTGAGCAACCCGCGCTGGTCGTTCTGCCCGCACTGCCGCCGCACGCTCCGGTGGTTTGAGAACCTACCACTCGTGAGTTGGCTCGTGTTGCGCGCCCGGTGCCGAACGTGTCACGCCCCCATCTCGGTGCAGTACCCCCTGGTTGAGGCGCTGACCGGTCTCACCTTCGTGCTGATCTATCACCTGCTCTTCGTTGTGGAAGCGCAGGCCGACTGGACGTGGCGCCCCGGTGCGGCGGATCTGCCCTTGCTGCTGGCGTGGTTGGTCCTCGGGGCGGCGCTGGTTGCGGTTTCGGCGATGGATATTGCCACGTATACGCTCGATGTGCGCGTGACGTACGTCGCGCTCGCGATTGGCATTGCAGCTCATGCCGTCTGGCCGCGCGCGGAGGTCTATGCCCCCGTGGGGTCGGCACCGCTCGGGCTCGCAGCCCTGCTGGCCCTGGGGGTCTCCGGGGCGCTGCTCTGGTGGGCAGCGCGCCATGAACTTGGTGACATGGATGTTGAGGGGCCGGCGGCACCGGGACAACGGTCGGCGCCACTCTCCTCGGTCGAGAATGCCGAGCCCGAGTTGTCTCATCCGAACGACGTAGATGTTTCGCCTCTTGCGAGTGCCGCCCCGGCGCCACCTGATACGACCGTTGGTGATACAGCACCACGGCTTGAGACAGCGCCGTCAATCGCTACACCCCCGGACTCCGCGCCGGCGCTCCACCGGCCGCTCGAGCTGTTCGGCGGCACGGCACTGATGTTACTCCTGACCTTGGGTGCGCTCGCGCTGGTCGCCGCCCCGATCTTTGCGGGCGGCAGCATCTTTTTCCTGAGGCCGCACCCGCCGACGATTCTGGCGGTGTTTATCGCGGTGTATTTGGCGATGGTGTTGACGGGCGGTCAGAGCCGCGCCGCGGATGAGGAGATCGAAGCCGCGATTGCCGAGGAGGAGCCCGCTGCGCGTCGGATGGTTCTGGGGGACCTGCTGTGGCTCCTGCCCGCGATCGTCCTGGGAGGGGGCGCACTTGTCGCGTGTGCTGTGCTGCCCGGCGTGGAGGGCTGGTGGCGGACCGCGGCGACCTGGAATCCGGTCGGGGGTTTCGAACCTTTGGCAGGTATCGCCTACGCGTGCTGTGGAGCGGTGGTCGGCGCCGGCGCCGGCTGGGTGCTGCGCGTGGGTTTCACGCTGGCCTTCGGCCGCGAGGCCTTCGGCACGGGCGATATCTACATTCTCGCCGCGGCGGGTGCGGTGGTGGGCTGGGACCTCGTGTTGCTGGGTTTGTTACTTTCGGTGGGGATCGCGCTGTGCGGCTGGGTCCTCATGCGCGTGCTGAAGGCCACGGTCATGATTCCTTACGGTCCGTGGCTGGCGCTGGGTTTCCTGCTGGCCTTGTGGCTGCACAAGCCGGCCCGTGCGATCGCGTTGACCTACTGGCAATCCATCCAAGTCACTGCCGTCGAGCGCCCCGATCTCCTGCTGATGCTCGCGGGTCTGCTGCTGGTCGGAATGGTCGGAGCCATTGCACTCGCGAAGCTTCTGCGCCGCTGGATGGATCCGACAGAAGCGAAAGGGCCGCGGGTGGACAACGGTACACCTTGA